The Medicago truncatula cultivar Jemalong A17 chromosome 4, MtrunA17r5.0-ANR, whole genome shotgun sequence genome includes a region encoding these proteins:
- the LOC11445434 gene encoding ATP-dependent Clp protease proteolytic subunit 2, mitochondrial: MRGLFGITKTLFNGTKSSFSPCRNRAYSLIPMVIETSSRGERAYDIFSRLLKERIVCINGPISDDTAHVVVAQLLFLESENPSKPINMYLNSPGGAVTAGLAIYDTMQYIRSPINTICLGQAASMGSLLLCAGAKGQRRALPNATIMIHQPSGGYSGQAKDIAIHTKQIVRMWDALNELYVKHTGQPLDVIQKNMDRDYFMTAEEAKEFGIIDEVIDQRPMTLVSDAVADEGKDKGSN; the protein is encoded by the exons ATGCGAGGCTTATTTGGAATCACAAAAACCTTGTTCAACGGAACTAAATCTTCATTCTCACCATGCAGAAATCGTGCATACAGTTTGATCCCAATGGTGATAGAAACCTCCTCAAGAGGAGAAAGAGCTTACGATATCTTCTCTCGTCTTCTCAAAGAACGCATCGTTTGCATCAATGGTCCTATCTCTGATGATACTGCTCATGTTGTTGTTGCTCAGCTTTTGTTTCTTGAATCTGAAAACCCTTCCAAACCTATCAATATGTATCTCAATTCTCCTGGCGGTGCTGTTACTGCAG GGCTTGCAATATATGATACTATGCAGTACATCCGGTCTCCGATCAACACAATCTGTTTGGGTCAGGCTGCGTCCATGGGTTCTCTTCTGTTGTGTGCAGGTGCCAAGGGTCAGAGGCGTGCTCTTCCGAATGCTACAATCATGATTCACCAGCCTTCTGGTGGGTACAGTGGCCAGGCAAAGGATATTGCAATTCATACCAAGCAGATTGTTCGAATGTGGGATGCGTTGAATGAGTTGTACGTCAAGCACACTGGCCAACCACTTGACGTAATTCAGAAGAATATGGATAGGGATTACTTTATGACTGCTGAAGAGGCAAAGGAGTTTGGGATTATTGACGAGGTTATTGATCAGAGACCTATGACTTTGGTTTCTGATGCTGTTGCTGATGAAGGCAAAGATAAAGGTTCCAATTAG